In a single window of the uncultured Erythrobacter sp. genome:
- a CDS encoding GNAT family protein, whose product MLDRQPTLEAGPLLLRPLREADWQALFAVASDPLIWEQHPAHDRWQEPVFRAFFDDALANEGALAIIDKNLGPTGTIIGSSRYQGLETGNGGSIEIGWTFLARSHWGGPTNLAMKRLMVAHALGSVAECRFAVGDDNWRSRKAMEKIGGRLTDRTDMRGMAGSERIHVYYVIGKDEFESGPLGQG is encoded by the coding sequence GTGCTCGACCGCCAACCCACACTTGAAGCCGGGCCGCTGCTGCTGCGCCCTTTGCGTGAGGCGGACTGGCAGGCGCTCTTCGCAGTGGCGAGCGATCCGCTGATCTGGGAGCAGCACCCCGCCCATGACCGCTGGCAAGAGCCGGTGTTTCGCGCCTTCTTCGACGATGCGTTGGCGAATGAGGGCGCGCTTGCCATCATCGACAAGAACCTTGGACCTACGGGCACCATCATCGGCTCCTCTCGCTATCAAGGCCTCGAAACCGGCAATGGCGGGTCGATCGAGATCGGCTGGACCTTCCTTGCGCGCTCGCATTGGGGCGGGCCGACCAACCTTGCGATGAAACGGCTGATGGTGGCCCACGCGCTTGGCTCGGTGGCCGAGTGCCGCTTTGCCGTGGGCGATGACAATTGGCGTTCGCGAAAGGCGATGGAGAAGATCGGCGGCCGCCTGACCGACCGGACCGATATGCGCGGCATGGCAGGCAGTGAGCGCATCCATGTCTACTACGTGATCGGCAAAGACGAGTTCGAAAGCGGGCCGCTGGGGCAGGGCTAA